In Naumovozyma dairenensis CBS 421 chromosome 2, complete genome, the following are encoded in one genomic region:
- the GTT1 gene encoding bifunctional glutathione transferase/peroxidase: MSNSIIRVHWLNQSRAFRVLWLLDALKLDFEIIPYKRVDGRAPDSLKKIHPLGRSPIVEIEDKSTGKKKMLIESGYIFQYMLQNFDHDNVLNNTDPDMAEKIQFYLHFAEGSIQPPLLMEYIYQLAEKSSSFPISYFVQSVVNKLSEAYSRGEVKNQFDFLESEIVKNKGYLVDGKLSAADILVSFPVEMAFLRGFVTSEIYPNTKKWLDTIKTTDSYAITKEKVKAFGEEM; encoded by the coding sequence atGTCTAATTCTATTATCAGAGTCCATTGGTTAAACCAATCTAGAGCATTCAGAGTATTATGGTTGTTGGATGCTTTGAAACTAGACTTTGAAATCATCCCTTACAAAAGAGTCGATGGCCGTGCTCCAgattcattgaagaaaatccACCCATTAGGGAGATCTCCAATCGTAGAAATCGAAGATAAAAGTACTGgtaagaagaaaatgttAATTGAATCTGGTTACATCTTCCAATACATGTTACAAAATTTCGATCACGATAACGTTTTAAATAATACCGACCCTGATATGGCAGAAAAGATTCAATTTTACCTCCATTTTGCAGAAGGTTCTATCCAGCCTCCATTATTGatggaatatatttatcagCTTGCCGAAAAGTCATCATCTTTCCCtatttcttattttgtGCAAAGTGTTGTGAATAAACTTAGTGAGGCATATTCAAGGGGTGAAgtaaaaaatcaatttgaCTTTCTGGAATCTGAAATTgtgaaaaataaaggtTATTTAGTTGATGGGAAGCTAAGTGCTGCCGATATCCTAGTATCTTTCCCTGTTGAAATGGCGTTCCTTCGTGGCTTTGTTACATCTGAAATCTATCCAAATACTAAGAAATGGTTAGATACTATTAAAACCACAGATTCATATGCTATTACTAAGGAAAAGGTCAAGGCTTTTGGTGAAGAAATGTAG
- the NDAI0B06370 gene encoding uncharacterized protein yields MSTTETTFFEETISKTHPIYKPEKGRYWLYLSAGCPYAQRIWITRALKNLTDVIGVSVVHWKLDEKTGWKLLNAGETKLGENAFKIDGGILSSQDDTSSPLGDLDESSSRLFKDGTFDPHYGITQIKELYDMTDKQYKGEFLWPILWDLKTKTIVNNNWDQIPAILNSAFNDFDETKGTVDILPEHLSSDIKKYNEWLFPHINDAVYNVGLAEKQSVYETNLLNFFEDMDKIENKLREVHDTLAKEYGASNGEEILKRFFLFGNQITESDIRLFVTMIRYDSIYAVHFKLNYRLVRSDYYYIHLWMRNLYWNYPAFGQTTNFNHIKLLYTHAMRNINPNGIVPLGPEYDILKL; encoded by the coding sequence ATGTCCACTACTGAAACTACCTTCTTCGAAGAAACTATTTCTAAAACCCACCCAATATATAAGCCAGAGAAGGGCAGATATTGGTTATATTTATCTGCAGGCTGCCCATATGCTCAACGTATCTGGATCACAAGAgcattgaaaaatttaactGACGTTATTGGTGTCAGTGTTGTTCACTGGAAATTGGATGAGAAAACAGGTTGGAAGCTTTTGAATGCAGGAGAAACTAAATTAGGAGAAAACGCCTTCAAGATTGATGGTGGTATCTTGAGCTCTCAGGATGACACCTCATCTCCCTTAGGTGATTTAGATGAGTCTAGTAGCAGATTATTCAAGGATGGCACGTTTGACCCCCATTACGGCATCACACAAATTAAGgaattatatgatatgaCAGATAAACAGTATAAAGGTGAATTTTTGTGGCCTATTTTATGGGActtgaaaacaaaaaccATTGTTAACAACAATTGGGACCAAATTCCTGCTATCTTAAACAGTGcttttaatgattttgatgaaacAAAGGGGACTGTTGACATTCTTCCAGAGCACTTATCATCCGATATTAAAAAGTATAATGAGTGGTTGTTTCCTCATATCAATGATGCTGTTTATAATGTCGGGTTGGCAGAAAAACAGTCAGTTTATGAAACGAATTTGCTTAActtttttgaagatatggacaaaattgaaaataaattgagGGAAGTGCATGATACATTGGCCAAGGAATATGGTGCTTCAAATGGGGAAGAGATTCTGAAGAGATTCTTCCTGTTCGGTAACCAAATCACTGAAAGTGATATCAGACTATTCGTTACCATGATTCGATACGATTCGATTTATGCAGTTCACTTCAAATTAAACTATAGACTGGTTAGAAGTGACTACTATTATATCCATTTATGGATGAGGAATTTATATTGGAATTATCCAGCATTTGGCCAAACCACAAACTTTAACCACATTAAGCTCTTGTATACGCATGCAATGAGAAACATTAATCCAAACGGTATTGTCCCGTTAGGTCCTGaatatgatattttgaagttATGA